AAGAAAAGCCGACTTTATCGGGAGTTTTGTATTTACTTGAAATATAAGTGAAGTTCAAAGTTATAAAGTTTAAAGTTAAAGAATATCTTAAATCCGCGAACAATACAATTAAACTTTTTGAGACTCAATTAGCTGATTGATAATCTCATATGTATCTTGGGCAATTACAAGTTCTTCATCAGTCGGTACAATAATAACTTTTACTTTAGAATTTTTCGATGAAATAATTTGCTCTTTTGCTCTGATTTTGTTCTTTTCTTTATCAATCTCAAGTCCCATGAATTTCATATCTTTACAAATCTCTTCTCTTAATTCTGCGGCATTTTCACCAATACCGCCGGTAAAGATTAAAATATCAACTCCGCCAAGTGAGGCAGCATAAGAACCAATATATTTCTTAACTCTGTATGCATACATATCAAGGCCTAAGAGAGCTCTTTCATTCCCTTCTTTTGCTTTGTCTTCAATTTCTCTCATATCAGATGAAATACCGGTAATTCCCAGCATTCCGCTAAATTTATTAATTAAAGTTGAAGAAGTATCAATTCCGATTTCTTCTTTTTTCATGATATAAGTTAATGCACCAATATCCAAGTCTCCGGTTCTTGTTCCCATAATAAGCCCTTCAACAGGTGTAAACCCCATAGACGTATCAACAGATTTACCGTTGTTAATTGCAGCTATTGATGCTCCGTTACCAAGATGACAAGAAATAATCTTACATTCATTGTAATTTGATTTTATAATTTCACAAGCTCTTTTTGATACATATCTGTGACTTGTTCCGTGAAACCCGTATCGTCTTATTTTATATTTAGTATAAAGTGCAAAAGGAATACCATACATATATGCTTTAGCTTCCATTGTTTGATGAAAAGATGTATCAAAAACTGCCACTTGAGGGACACCGGGCAATAATGATTGTAATGCGTAAATTCCCTTTAAATTTGCAGGATTGTGCAAAGGTGCCAATTCAATATTATTTTCAAGAACCTGTACAACTTCATCATTAATAAAAACACTTCCGCTGAAATCTTCGCCTCCGTGTACTACTCGATGTCCGATTGCTTCAATATCATCTAATGATTTTAAAACACCGTGTTTTTCACTGTTTAATACTCCGAGAATATATTCAACACCGATTTTATGATCTAAAACATCACCGATAAATTTTACACTCTCACCGCTTTTTTTTGTTAATTTTAAAAAAGAACCTTTCATTCCAACCTTTTCAACGATACCTTTTGATAAAACTGTCTCATTAGTCATATTAAAAAGTTCAAATTTAATGGATGAGCTTCCGCAATTCAATACTAATACTTTCATACTAAAAAATAATTAAGTTTCAGATTATAAGTGTTTATTGTGAAAATTTAATTTGTTTATTTATTGCATTGTTACATTGCTAAAAAACAACAATGAAGCAATAAAATAATGTAACAATGTTATTTTATCTGTTAGGACAATCAACTTCTTGCGATTGATCTTTTAATTTATGACCATGTTCATCATATTTGTAAAAACCTTCACAAGTTTTTCTTCCGTAATGTTTAGCCCTTACTAACTTTTTGAGTAAAGGTGACGGTTTATATTTTCTGTCTCCGAATTCAGTATACAAGTTGTCCATCCAACGTACTACTCTGTCCAAACCTATTTTATCAGCCATTTCAAAAGGCCCTAATGGTGTTCCTATTCCCTGTTTCATTACGAAATCAATATCTTCTTTTGTTCCGACACCTTCCATTAAAAGATCACAGGCTTCTGCAATAAAGCTGACACCAAGCCTGACACTGATCAGGCCGGGAGATTCTTCCACGGGAACGGGTATTTTATTAATTAGTTTTGTAAACTTTTTGACATTTAAGCATACATCTTCAGAAGTATATAATCCTCTTACAACTTCAACTATTTTGGCATCAGGAACAGTTGTGGAAAAATGCAAACTTACACATCGGTCTTTATATTTTAATTCAGAAGCCAGTTCTGTTATGACTGAAGATATTGAATTTGTTGCAATAATTGTATCTCTTCTTACATGTTCTTCAATCAATTTGAAAACAGAAATCCTGATATCTTTACTAAATTCTCTTGTTTTTGATAAAATAGCTTCAATAACAAGATCGCATTCTTTTAAGTCATCATAAATCATTGTTCCTTTAATTCTTGATAAAATTAATTTTTTATCATTTTCCGTCATACCCCAATGATTGATTTTTTCATCAAGTTGCTCTTCTATTTCAGAAAAGGCTTCTTCAATTTTTTCTTTCGTAAGTTCCAGAAATGTTACTTCGATTCCTCGGCTCGCAATCATTAATGTGATTCTTTGCCCGGTTGTACCGCAACCGACTATCCCTACTTGAGAAAATTTCATTTTCGGTTTAGATTTTTGACTTAAAGCAAAATTTTCAATTGGTTCAGTTAATATGTCAGACATTTTTTAAATATTTTTAGATTTTACAGTTGATTTTAGTTCATAATTAATGTTCATTCGATTGGTTCTGCTATTATTTTAATAAACCACAACGAAATTACTTTTGAGCTGCTTGATTAGATGTAATAGCAATTAGGTTGACAATATCGCTGACTGAACATCCTCGAGATAAATCATTAATAGGAGCAGCCATTCCTTGAAGAACAGGTCCTATTGCTTCAGCACCGGCTAATCTTTGTACTAACTTATATGATATATTACCTGACTGCAAATCAGGAAATACAAGAACATTTGCTTCTCCGGCTATTTTACTTTCCGGTGCTTTTTTCTTTCCTATAGATTCAATAATAGCTGCATCAGCTTGCATTTCTCCGTCAATTTCCATATCCGGAGCCATTTTTTTGGCTAATTCTGTTGCTTCAACAACTTTATCCACCATTTCATGTTTTGCACTTCCTTTTGTTGAAAAACTTAACATGGCAATTTTAGGCTCAATTCCTGCAATTGACCGAGCTGTTTTACCCGTTGACACAGCGATTTGAGCTAATTCACTTGCTGAAGGATCCGGATGAACAGCACAATCAGCAAAAAGCATTAATCCTTTATGTCCGAATTTTTCATCTTTTACAAACATTAAAAAAGTTCCGGAAACAACACTTATTCCCGGCGCTGTTTTTATATATTGAAATGCCGGTAATAAAACATTTCCTGTAGCATTTGCTGCACCTGCCACTTCACCGTCAGCATCTCCCGATTTAATCATTAATACACTTAAGTAGAGAGGATTCTTCAGTAATTCGAGAGCACCTTCCTTTTTTAATCCTTTATGCTTTCTTAATTCAACCATTA
This genomic stretch from Bacteroidales bacterium harbors:
- a CDS encoding acetate kinase, coding for MKVLVLNCGSSSIKFELFNMTNETVLSKGIVEKVGMKGSFLKLTKKSGESVKFIGDVLDHKIGVEYILGVLNSEKHGVLKSLDDIEAIGHRVVHGGEDFSGSVFINDEVVQVLENNIELAPLHNPANLKGIYALQSLLPGVPQVAVFDTSFHQTMEAKAYMYGIPFALYTKYKIRRYGFHGTSHRYVSKRACEIIKSNYNECKIISCHLGNGASIAAINNGKSVDTSMGFTPVEGLIMGTRTGDLDIGALTYIMKKEEIGIDTSSTLINKFSGMLGITGISSDMREIEDKAKEGNERALLGLDMYAYRVKKYIGSYAASLGGVDILIFTGGIGENAAELREEICKDMKFMGLEIDKEKNKIRAKEQIISSKNSKVKVIIVPTDEELVIAQDTYEIINQLIESQKV
- a CDS encoding 3-hydroxyacyl-CoA dehydrogenase family protein; the protein is MSDILTEPIENFALSQKSKPKMKFSQVGIVGCGTTGQRITLMIASRGIEVTFLELTKEKIEEAFSEIEEQLDEKINHWGMTENDKKLILSRIKGTMIYDDLKECDLVIEAILSKTREFSKDIRISVFKLIEEHVRRDTIIATNSISSVITELASELKYKDRCVSLHFSTTVPDAKIVEVVRGLYTSEDVCLNVKKFTKLINKIPVPVEESPGLISVRLGVSFIAEACDLLMEGVGTKEDIDFVMKQGIGTPLGPFEMADKIGLDRVVRWMDNLYTEFGDRKYKPSPLLKKLVRAKHYGRKTCEGFYKYDEHGHKLKDQSQEVDCPNR
- the pta gene encoding phosphate acetyltransferase, which gives rise to MELIQEIREKAKKLNKRIVLPESHDERTLKAADIAYEENLAKIILIGNKAKVLKDAEKLGLKNIEKIEIVDYDTYPKIDEYADLMVELRKHKGLKKEGALELLKNPLYLSVLMIKSGDADGEVAGAANATGNVLLPAFQYIKTAPGISVVSGTFLMFVKDEKFGHKGLMLFADCAVHPDPSASELAQIAVSTGKTARSIAGIEPKIAMLSFSTKGSAKHEMVDKVVEATELAKKMAPDMEIDGEMQADAAIIESIGKKKAPESKIAGEANVLVFPDLQSGNISYKLVQRLAGAEAIGPVLQGMAAPINDLSRGCSVSDIVNLIAITSNQAAQK